Proteins from one Pagrus major chromosome 1, Pma_NU_1.0 genomic window:
- the zglp1 gene encoding GATA-type zinc finger protein 1, which translates to MSTGPETQASFIQGNQSAVEHDASHSALLYLFQEVSKLASPIHNSFLDTNLPSPWLNETSRQGAFVAKKEDEDAHSFQISNGSHQHGLSHKMKKVKEKSHSSKVTTFVDPQVLSLINLQCERLLHHSDVEESDFSSASSDTKLDLSVDKATDGTDQRVGGDFISFECTLRPSVLVYEREDIPACVSSVDDVRVCSGGAGTPECCVKDSKVGCCVQSQAAEKTVAVRPELGDENSTSSQPHHRDKRENKFSVHRQFELNQESKKNCLSSEQDILKVPFSENASLSTQLTFIANEDASVALSKPALTLDHNANLAWTTEPPCDKITASTPECTHAPIEEKSPPIAQVKSSSYDGETNPSPSAPSKPEHRQVQKEKIVPPFTQKWRTKTPRKQPRPSRSADIQDPDFQGVTFRMDTELDDSREQCRLLITSKYSKELCKSVRKPRPRTRTTQKSLKTSGSDEESDPTASVSQGKVCASCCTRKTPMWRDAEDGTPLCNACGIRYKKYRVRCVNCWHIPRKEGNSNSCCLKCGNFVRLTSAPRKRTT; encoded by the exons ATGAGCACGGGACCAGAGACGCAAGCTTCCTTCATCCAGGGAAACCAGAGCGCAGTGGAACATGATGCCTCTCATTCAGCCCTCTTGTATCTTTTCCAAGAAGTTTCCAAGCTAGCTTCCCCCATCCACAACAGTTTCCTGGACACAAATTTGCCCTCCCCATGGCTAAATGAGACTTCTAGGCAGGGCGCTTTCGTGGCTAAAAAAGAGGACGAGGATGCACATTCATTTCAAATCTCTAACGGCTCCCACCAACACGGTTTGTCTCATAAGATGAAAAAAGTGAAGGAGAAAAGTCACAGCAGTAAGGTCACAACTTTTGTTGACCCTCAAGTATTGAGTCTGATCAACCTGCAGTGTGAGAGGCTCCTGCATCACAGTGATGTAGAGGAGTCTGACTTTAGTTCAGCATCATCTGACACAAAATTAGACCTTTCAGTAGACAAAGCAACAGATGGAACAGATCAGAGAGTTGGAGGTGACTTCATAAGTTTTGAATGCACTTTGAGACCATCTGTTCTTGTCTATGAAAGAGAAGATATCCCAGCTTGTGTTAGTTCTGTGGACGATGTAAGAGTCTGCAGTGGAGGAGCTGGAACACCAGAGTGCTGTGTGAAAGACTCCAAAGTGGGCTGCTGTGTTCAGTCACAGGCTGCTGAAAAAACTGTCGCTGTTAGACCAGAGCTGGGGGACGAAAATTCAACATCATCTCAACCTCAccacagagacaaaagagagaacAAGTTCAGTGTTCACAGACAATTTGAGTTGAACCAGGAGAGCAAGAAGAATTGTTTGTCTTCTGAACAGGATATTTTGAAGGTACCATTCTCCGAAAATGCATCCCTTAGTACCCAGCTGACTTTTATTGCAAATGAAGATGCGAGCGTGGCTCTTTCAAAGCCGGCACTAACGCTAGACCATAATGCAAACCTTGCTTGGACTACAGAGCCCCCATGTGACAAAATCACTGCTTCTACACCAGAATGTACACATGCTCCCATAGAGGAAAAATCCCCTCCAATTGCACAAGTGAAATCCTCAAGCTATGATGGAGAAACGAACCCCTCACCTTCTGCACCATCAAAACCAGAACACAGACAAgtgcaaaaggaaaaaattgTCCCTCCATTTACCCAGAAGTGGAGAACCAAGACTCCTAGAAAACAACCCCGCCCCAGCCGGAGTGCTGATATCCAAGACCCGGACTTCCAGGGAGTGACGTTCAGGATGGACACGGAGCTGGACGACAGTAGGGAACAGTGTCGGCTCCTCATAACTTCAAAGTACAG CAAGGAGCTCTGCAAGAGTGTGAGAAAACCGAGGCCGAGGACACGTACAACGCAGAAATCCCTCAAAACAAGCGGCTCGGATGAGGAGAGTGACCCCACGGCCAGTGTTTCCC AGGGTAAAGTCTGTGCATCGTGCTGCACCAGGAAGACCCCCATGTGGAGGGATGCAGAGGACGGGACCCCCCTCTGTAATGCTTGTGGAATAAG GTATAAGAAGTACAGAGTGCGCTGTGTCAACTGCTGGCATATCCCGAGGAAAGAGGGCAACTCCAACTCGTGCTGCCTCAAGTGTGGAAACTTTGTGAGGCTGACCTCAGCTCCACGGAAACGCACCACCTAG
- the LOC140996224 gene encoding sialidase-3-like gives MDDITLKGHQLQKQTLFKSDRKRVYRIPSLFYDSDKKIFMAFAEQRSTVHDSSTKHLVLKTGTLKEESPGVRTIEWSELKVVEEAHLDGHRTMNPCPVYEKTSRTLFLFFICVKGVISECWQRFWGCNKARPCYITTKDGGQTWSGVTDLSHLPDIKRWATFAVGPGHGLQTESGRLIIPTYAYASCSTSYCCISCKCSVPHALTLYRDNEGSSWHFSKLLETESLECEMAEVSDDEGHNYIYCNARSKGGYRVEAIDRGAGFETLPAGKLVETGGGCQGSVVSFPAPSEGAMADSSQNKWLLYTHPSDLSNRINLGVYLNKSPQDPNAWSKPWIINSGPSGYSDLAYIEDGWFACLMECGAQKETEQIACEVFHYSQVEKGIAE, from the exons ATGGATGACATAACTTTAAAGGGTCATCAACTGcagaaacaaactctctttaAATCTGATAGGAAACGGGTGTACAGGATTCCTTCTCTTTTCTACGACAGTGACAAAAAGATCTTCATGGCCTTTGCAGAGCAGAGGAGTACTGTACATGATAGCAGTacaaaacacctggttttgaaAACAGGAACGCTGAAGGAGGAGAGCCCTGGTGTGAGAACAATTGAG TGGTCGGAGCTCAAAGTGGTGGAGGAGGCACATCTTGATGGACATCGTACGATGAACCCCTGTCCAGTGTACGAGAAAACCAGCAGAACACTTTTCCTGTTCTTCATCTGTGTTAAGGGCGTCATCTCAGAGTGCTGGCAGAGATTCTGGGGCTGTAACAAGGCTCGCCCCTGCTACATTACAACAAAAGATGGTGGCCAGACTTGGAGTGGGGTGACTGATTTGTCACATCTTCCTGATATCAAAAGATGGGCCACATTTGCTGTTGGTCCAGGTCATGGTCTTCAAACAGAGAGTGGAAGATTGATTATTCCAACTTATGCATATGCTTCTTGCTCCACCTCATACTGTTGCATATCATGTAAGTGCTCTGTCCCACATGCTCTCACTCTGTATCGTGATAATGAAGGCAGTAGTTGGCATTTTAGCAAGCTGCTTGAAACAGAATCACTTGAATGTGAAATGGCAGAGGTGTCTGATGATGAGGGCCACAACTACATCTACTGCAATGCCCGTAGTAAGGGAGGCTATCGAGTGGAAGCTATTGATAGGGGGGCTGGTTTTGAAACCCTCCCTGCTGGAAAGCTTGTTGAAACAGGTGGAGGCTGTCAGGGAAGTGTGGTCTCCTTTCCAGCTCCAAGCGAAGGTGCCATGGCTGACTCAAGCCAGAACAAGTGGCTGCTGTACACCCACCCAAGTGATCTGTCCAACAGGATCAATTTAGGAGTGTATCTGAATAAATCCCCACAGGATCCAAATGCATGGAGCAAACCCTGGATCATCAACAGTGGACCCAGTGGTTACTCAGACCTGGCTTACATTGAAGATGGTTGGTTTGCATGTCTTATGGAGTGTGGGGCCCAGAAAGAAACTGAACAGATAGCGTGTGAAGTGTTTCACTACAGTCAAGTTGAAAAGGGCATTGCAGAGTAA
- the LOC140996306 gene encoding sialidase-3-like has translation MGNKPSHQKIQEERIVFLSKVNEVYRIPSLFYDSDKKIFMAFAEQRSTTDDASTKHLVLKTGTLKKEESTGVRTIEWSELKVVKEAHLDGYRPMNPCPVYEKTSKTLFLFFICVPNCVTESWQRFTGHNEARPCYITTKDGGLTWSGVTDLSHLPDIKRWATFAVGPGHGLQTESGKLIIPTYAYASRSTSYCCISCFRAVPHALTLCSNDKGSSWHFSKLIETKSVECEMAEVSDDHVYCNARSKGGYRVEAIDTGAGFKTLPSAKKLVETGGGCQGSVVSFPALSEGAMADSSQNKWLLYTHPSDQSNRINLGVYLNKSPQDPNAWSKPWIINSGPSGYSDLAYIEDGWFACLMECGVQKETEQIACEVFHYSQVEKGIAE, from the exons ATGGGCAACAAACCCTCACATCAAAAAATCCAAGAAGAAAGAATTGTCTTTCTTTCCAAGGTGAACGAGGTGTACAGGATTCCTTCTCTTTTCTACGACAGTGACAAAAAGATCTTCATGGCCTTTGCAGAGCAGAGGAGTACTACAGATGACGCCAGTacaaaacacctggttttgaaAACAGGAAcgctgaagaaggaggagagcaCTGGTGTGAGAACAATTGAG TGGTCGGAGCTCAAAGTGGTGAAGGAGGCACATCTTGATGGATATCGTCCGATGAACCCCTGTCCAGTGTACGAGAAAACCAGCAAAACACTTTTCCTGTTCTTCATCTGTGTTCCGAACTGCGTCACAGAGAGCTGGCAGAGATTCACGGGCCATAACGAGGCTCGCCCCTGCTACATTACAACAAAAGATGGTGGCCTGACTTGGAGCGGGGTGACTGATTTGTCACATCTTCCTGATATCAAAAGATGGGCCACATTTGCTGTTGGTCCAGGTCATGGTCTTCAAACAGAGAGTGGTAAATTGATTATTCCAACTTATGCATATGCTTCTCGCTCCACCTCATACTGTTGCATATCATGTTTTCGCGCCGTCCCACATGCTCTCACTCTGTGTAGTAACGATAAGGGCAGTAGTTGGCATTTTAGCAAGCTGATTGAAACAAAATCAGTTGAATGTGAAATGGCAGAGGTGTCTGATGATCATGTCTACTGCAATGCCCGTAGTAAGGGAGGCTATCGAGTGGAAGCCATTGATACGGGGGCTGGTTTTAAAACCCTCCCGTCTGCTAAAAAGCTTGTTGAAACAGGTGGAGGCTGTCAGGGAAGTGTGGTCTCCTTTCCAGCTCTAAGCGAAGGTGCCATGGCTGACTCAAGCCAGAACAAGTGGCTGCTGTACACCCACCCAAGTGATCAGTCCAACAGGATCAATTTAGGAGTGTATCTGAATAAATCCCCCCAGGATCCAAATGCATGGAGCAAACCCTGGATCATCAACAGTGGACCCAGTGGTTACTCAGACCTGGCTTACATTGAAGATGGTTGGTTTGCATGTCTTATGGAGTGTGGGGTGCAGAAAGAAACTGAGCAGATAGCGTGTGAAGTGTTTCACTACAGTCAAGTTGAAAAGGGCATTGCAGAGTAA
- the LOC141000115 gene encoding sialidase-3-like has product MDDITLKGHQPQKRTLFKSDREWVYRIPSLFYDSDKKIFMAFAEQRETVDDSSTKHLVLKTGTLKGESTGVRTIEWSELKVVEEAHLDGHRPMNPCPVYEKTSKTLFLFFICVEDGVSESDQISSGCNKARLCYITTEDGGQTWSGVTDLSDLPDIKRWATFAVGPGHGLQTESGRLIIPTYAYASPFTSICCISCFCAVPHALALCSNDKGSSWHFSKLIETKSLECEMAEVSDDHVYCNARSEGGYRVEAIDTGAGFKTLPSAKKLVETGGGCQGSVVSFPALSEGATADSSQNKWLLYTHPSDQSNRINLGVYLNKSPQDPNAWSKPWIINSGPSGYSDLAYIEDGWFACLMECGAQKYTEQIACEVFHYSQVEKVCRVSKCCYLM; this is encoded by the exons ATGGATGACATAACTTTAAAGGGTCATCAACCGCAGAAACGAACTCTCTTTAAATCTGATAGGGAATGGGTGTACAGGATTCCTTCTCTTTTCTACGACAGTGACAAAAAGATCTTCATGGCCTTtgcagagcagagggagactGTCGATGATAGCAGTacaaaacacctggttttgaaAACAGGAACGCTGAAGGGGGAGAGCACTGGTGTGAGAACAATTGAG TGGTCGGAGCTCAAAGTGGTGGAGGAGGCACATCTTGATGGACATCGTCCGATGAACCCCTGTCCAGTGTACGAGAAAACCAGCAAAACACTTTTCCTGTTCTTCATCTGTGTTGAGGACGGCGTCTCGGAGAGTGACCAGATAAGTTCAGGCTGTAACAAGGCCCGTCTCTGCTACATTACAACAGAAGATGGTGGCCAGACTTGGAGCGGGGTGACTGATTTGTCAGATCTTCCTGATATCAAAAGATGGGCCACATTTGCTGTTGGTCCAGGTCATGGTCTTCAAACAGAGAGTGGAAGATTGATTATTCCAACTTATGCATATGCTTCTCCCTTCACCTCAATCTGTTGCATATCATGTTTTTGCGCCGTCCCACATGCTCTCGCTCTGTGTAGTAATGATAAGGGCAGTAGTTGGCATTTTAGCAAGCTGATTGAAACAAAATCACTTGAATGTGAAATGGCAGAGGTGTCTGATGATCATGTCTACTGCAATGCCCGTAGTGAGGGAGGCTATCGAGTGGAAGCTATTGATACGGGGGCTGGTTTTAAAACCCTCCCGTCTGCTAAAAAGCTTGTTGAAACAGGTGGAGGCTGTCAGGGAAGTGTGGTCTCCTTTCCAGCTCTAAGCGAAGGTGCCACGGCTGACTCAAGCCAGAACAAGTGGCTGCTGTACACCCACCCAAGTGATCAGTCCAACAGGATCAATTTAGGAGTGTATCTGAATAAATCCCCACAGGATCCAAATGCATGGAGCAAACCCTGGATCATCAACAGTGGACCCAGTGGTTACTCGGACCTGGCTTACATTGAAGATGGTTGGTTTGCATGTCTTATGGAGTGTGGGGCCCAGAAATATACTGAGCAGATAGCGTGTGAAGTGTTTCACTACAGTCAAGTTGAAAAGGTTTGCAGAGTAAGTAAGTGCTGTTATCTGATGTGA
- the LOC140996393 gene encoding sialidase-3-like has product MGNKPSHQKIQEERTVFLSKVNEVYRIPSLFYDRDRKIFMAFAEQRSTTDDASTKHLVLKTGTLKKEESTGVRTIEWSELKVVKEAHLDGYRPMNPCPVYEKTSKTLFLFFICVKGVVSECWQRFWGRNEARLCYITTKDGGQTWSGVTDLSDLPDINEWATFAVGPGHGLQTESGRLIIPTYAYASCSTSYCCISCYCAIPYGLALYSDDKGSSWLFGRMLETKSVECEMAEVSDNAGHNYIYCNARSEGGYRVEAIDTGAGFKTLPSAGKLVETGGGCQGSVVSFPALSEGATADSSQNKWLLYTHPSDQSNRINLGVYLNKSPQDPNAWSKPWIINSGPSGYSDLAYIEDGWFACLMECGVQKYTEQIAYEVFHYSQVKKSIEE; this is encoded by the exons ATGGGTAACAAACCCTCACATCAAAAAATCCAAGAAGAAAGAACTGTCTTTCTTTCCAAGGTGAACGAGGTGTACAGGATTCCTTCTCTTTTCTacgacagagacagaaagatcttcatggCCTTTGCAGAGCAGAGGAGTACTACAGATGACGCCAGTacaaaacacctggttttgaaAACAGGAAcgctgaagaaggaggagagcaCTGGTGTGAGAACAATTGAG TGGTCGGAGCTCAAAGTGGTGAAGGAGGCACATCTTGATGGATACCGTCCGATGAACCCCTGTCCAGTGTACGAGAAAACCAGCAAAACACTTTTCCTGTTCTTCATCTGTGTTAAGGGCGTCGTCTCAGAGTGCTGGCAGAGATTCTGGGGCCGTAACGAGGCCCGTCTCTGCTACATTACAACAAAAGATGGTGGCCAGACTTGGAGTGGGGTGACTGATTTGTCAGATCTTCCTGATATCAATGAATGGGCCACATTTGCTGTTGGTCCAGGTCATGGTCTTCAAACAGAGAGTGGAAGATTGATTATTCCAACTTATGCATATGCTTCTTGCTCCACCTCATACTGTTGCATATCATGTTATTGCGCCATCCCATATGGCCTTGCTCTGTATAGTGATGATAAAGGCAGTAGTTGGCTATTTGGCAGGATGCTTGAAACAAAATCAGTTGAATGTGAAATGGCAGAGGTGTCTGATAATGCAGGCCACAACTACATCTACTGCAATGCCCGTAGTGAGGGAGGCTATCGAGTGGAAGCTATTGATACGGGGGCTGGTTTTAAAACCCTCCCGTCTGCTGGAAAGCTTGTTGAAACAGGTGGAGGCTGTCAGGGAAGTGTGGTCTCCTTTCCAGCTCTAAGCGAAGGTGCCACGGCTGACTCAAGCCAGAACAAGTGGCTGCTGTACACCCACCCAAGTGATCAGTCCAACAGGATCAATTTAGGAGTGTATCTGAATAAATCCCCACAGGATCCAAATGCATGGAGCAAACCCTGGATCATCAACAGTGGACCCAGTGGTTACTCAGACCTGGCTTACATTGAAGATGGTTGGTTTGCATGTCTTATGGAGTGCGGGGTGCAGAAATATACTGAGCAGATAGCGTATGAAGTGTTTCACTACAGTCAAGTCAAGAAGAGTATTGAggagtaa